A genomic stretch from Papio anubis isolate 15944 chromosome 18, Panubis1.0, whole genome shotgun sequence includes:
- the LRRC36 gene encoding leucine-rich repeat-containing protein 36 isoform X5, translating into MKNCVTGESSASKVSANVDSRIEMDSNKGLFIPFPNREIKDSLSTSATQGNGTPDQKLDTFPLGTQTQEVARREMPSDNHHEDEFRRYSPRQSTVRSPEKMTREGYQVSFLDNKSSGSSPEKELIPKPDTFQLTHDASLSKRLDVGDSSQIHPYQLPSDVGLENYDSHYSQTLSLHGSLGKRPQRSKNYQEYSIKPSNDIKATASHSCGDLLTSLSNPDSSTRRLLKLSSDLYATTHLNSDPALLVNVEQQLSTSLGDLTPAHGSVPNNAVLGNRTTPLRTLLLSPGTSEDRKIFTKRSLSPSKRGFKWKDNILANLNLKHGFQDATGSEPLSSDLGSLHGLPGNHSPPISARTPHVATVLRQLLELVDKHWNGSGSLLLNKKFLGPARDLLLSLVVPAPSQPRCRSHPEDTTKAFCRRELELKEAAQLVPNDMESLKQKLVRVLEENLILSEKIQQLEESAAISIVSGQQSHTYDDLLHKNQQLTMQVACLNQELAQLKKLEETVAILHESQRSLVVTNEYLLQQLNKEPKGYSGKALLPPEKGHHLGRSSPFGKSTLSSSSPVAHDTGQYLIQSISDAAPEPGLWS; encoded by the exons aCTCAAACAAAGGACTTTTTATTCCCTTCCCCAACCGAGAAATAAAGGATTCCCTAAGTACTTCTGCAACTCAGGGCAATGGTACACCTGATCAGAAATTAGACACCTTCCCACTGGGGACACAG aCACAGGAAGTGGCAAGAAGGGAGATGCCAAGTGACAATCACCAtgaagatg AGTTCAGACGTTACTCGCCTCGTCAGTCCACAGTCCGATCCCCAGAGAAGATGACTAGAGAAGGGTACCAAGTATCTTTTTTGGACAATAAGTCTTCAGGTTCTTCTCCAGAAAAGGaattgataccaaaacctgataCTTTTCAGCTTACCCATGATGCCTCGTTGAGTAAACGCCTGGATGTGGGTGATTCTAGCCAGATCCATCCCTATCAGTTACCTTCAGATGTTGGTCTGGAAAATTATGACAGTCATTATTCTCAAACTCTATCCCTGCATGGAAGTCTTGGTAAAAGGCCTCAGAGAAGCAAGAACTATCAAGAGTACAGCATAAAGCCTTCAAATGACATAAAGGCCACTGCTTCACATTCCTGTGGAGACTTATTGACTTCTCTGTCAAACCCCGACTCCAGCACTAGAAGGCTTTTGAAGCTTAGTTCAG ATCTGTATGCCACAACCCATCTCAACAGTGACCCTGCTCTACTCGTTAATGTAGAGCAACAATTATCTACCAGCCTCGGTGATTTAACACCAGCACATGGTTCTGTCCCAAACAACGCTGTCCTGGGAAACAGGACAACTCCTCTGCGGACACTGCTGTTGTCTCCTGGGacttcagaagacagaaagattttTACTAAGAGGTCATTAAGCCCATCGAAGAGAGGATTCAAATGGAAGGACAATATCCTTGCCAACCTGAATCTAAAGCATGGTTTCCAAGACGCTACAGGCAGCGAG ccTCTCTCTAGTGACCTGGGTAGCTTGCACGGTTTGCCTGGAAACCACAGTCCCCCAATCTCTGCCAGAACCCCCCATGTGGCCACTGTCCTCAGACAGCTCCTGGAGCTTGTGGATAAGCACTGGAATGGCTCTGGCTCCCTCCTCCTGAACAAGAAGTTTCTTG GTCCTGCCCGAGATTTGCTTCTGTCTTTGGTAGTCCCGGCTCCTTCTCAGCCGAGGTGTCGCTCACATCCTGAAGACACGACGAAAGCCTTCTGCAGGAGGGAGCTTGAACTGAAGGAGGCTGCGCAGCTGGTCCCTAATGACATG GAGAGTTTGAAGCAAAAACTGGTCAGAGTGCTGGAGGAAAACCTCATTTTGTCAGAAAAAATTCAACAGTTGGAGGAAAGTGCTGCCATCTCAATTGTGAGTGGGCAACAATCACATACTTATG ATGATCTTCTGCACAAAAACCAACAGCTGACCATGCAGGTGGCTTGCCTGAACCAGGAGCTTGCCCAGCTGAAAAAGCTGGAGGAGACAGTTGCCATTCTCCATGAAAGTCAGAG ATCCCTGGTGGTAACTAATGAGTATCTGCTGCAGCAGCTGAATAAGGAGCCAAAAGGTTATTCTGGGAAAGCGCTCCTGCCTCCTGAGAAGGGTCATCATCTGGGGAGATCATCGCCCTTTGGGAAAAGCACATTGTCTTCCTCCTCACCAGTGGCACATGACACTGGTCAGTATCTAATACAGAGCATCTCGGATGCTGCCCCAGAGCCTGGCTTATGGAGCTAG